A stretch of the Massilia sp. W12 genome encodes the following:
- the ileS gene encoding isoleucine--tRNA ligase — MSDQKSGAKPASKYPVNMTETAFPMRGDLAKREPQWLKEWQQKKIYQRVRKAAQGRPRFVLHDGPPYANGDLHMGHALNKILKDIVVKSRTMAGFDAPYVPGWDCHGMPIEIQIEKQFGKGLPTTEVLEKARAYAQGQIERQKETFMRLGVLGDWDNPYKTMHFQNEAEELRALGKMLEKGYIYRGLKPVNWCFDCGSALAEAEVEYKDKRDPAIDVGFAFAQNEKVAAAFGLNALPADANGQTLPGWCVIWTTTPWTIPANQALNMHPEFDYALVRAKRGEQDVLLILAQDLVESCLSRYGMTGEALATCKGAALELVAFHHPLASQDPGFARLSPVQLADYVTKDSGTGVVHSSPAYGVDDFQTCKRYGMQDDDILKPVLGNGQYASWLPLFAGMTIWEASKPICGALEAAGSLFKLVMFDHSYMHCWRHKTPIVYRATSQWFASMDKTEVAGGKSLRETALAAVDATAFYPAWGRARLQGMIANRPDWTLSRQRQWGVPMAFFVHKESGNLHPDTPALLEKVAQLIEAGGIEAWHQLDPAQLLGADADQYEKNRDTLDVWFDSGTTHKTVLAGSHPDCAPEAGQVDLYLEGSDQHRGWFHSSLLTGSMLDGRAPYKALLTHGFAVDGEGRKMSKSVGNVVEPGKVFNTLGADILRLWTAATDYSGELSISDEILKRVTESYRRIRNTLRFLLANTSDFDQEQDALPTADLFEIDRWAIAAMDQLQQDILAHYERYEFHPVVAKLQSYCSEDLGGFYLDILKDRLYTAGVSSKARRSAQTALMHITHGLLRLLAPILSFTCEEAWGYFASKKQYAESDETLFTQTYYQQPLVRDGDALLAKYARLREIRDVVMKELEVLRGEGKIGSSLQACLQLASNAEDHALLASLGDDLRFIFITSEVALSISADGALQVRADASAHQKCERCWHYRADVGVNPEHPEICARCDANLFGAGESRQFA, encoded by the coding sequence ATGTCTGATCAAAAATCCGGCGCCAAGCCGGCAAGCAAATATCCGGTAAATATGACGGAAACCGCGTTCCCGATGCGCGGCGACTTAGCCAAGCGTGAACCGCAGTGGCTCAAAGAATGGCAGCAAAAGAAAATCTATCAACGCGTGCGCAAAGCCGCGCAAGGCCGGCCCCGTTTTGTGCTGCATGACGGCCCGCCTTATGCGAATGGCGATTTGCACATGGGCCACGCCTTAAACAAAATCTTAAAAGACATCGTGGTCAAGTCGCGCACCATGGCCGGGTTTGACGCGCCGTATGTGCCGGGCTGGGATTGCCATGGCATGCCAATCGAAATCCAAATCGAAAAACAATTCGGCAAAGGCTTGCCGACCACTGAAGTGCTGGAAAAGGCGCGCGCTTATGCGCAAGGCCAGATCGAGCGTCAAAAAGAAACCTTTATGCGCTTAGGCGTCTTAGGCGACTGGGATAATCCGTATAAAACCATGCATTTCCAAAACGAGGCGGAAGAACTGCGCGCTTTGGGCAAGATGCTGGAAAAAGGCTATATCTACCGGGGTTTGAAGCCGGTCAACTGGTGCTTTGATTGCGGCTCTGCGCTGGCTGAAGCGGAAGTGGAGTACAAAGACAAGCGCGATCCGGCGATCGATGTCGGCTTTGCCTTTGCGCAAAATGAAAAAGTCGCCGCCGCTTTTGGCTTAAACGCCCTGCCCGCCGACGCCAATGGGCAAACCCTGCCTGGCTGGTGTGTGATCTGGACCACCACGCCCTGGACCATCCCGGCCAACCAGGCCCTGAATATGCACCCGGAATTTGACTACGCCCTGGTGCGCGCCAAGCGTGGCGAACAGGATGTGCTCTTGATCCTGGCGCAAGATCTGGTGGAATCCTGCTTAAGCCGCTATGGCATGACGGGCGAGGCGCTGGCCACCTGTAAAGGCGCGGCGCTGGAGTTGGTGGCCTTCCATCATCCCCTGGCCAGCCAGGATCCGGGCTTTGCCCGCCTGTCGCCGGTGCAATTGGCCGACTATGTGACCAAGGACAGCGGCACCGGCGTGGTGCACTCCTCACCCGCGTATGGCGTGGACGACTTCCAGACCTGCAAGCGTTACGGCATGCAAGATGATGACATCTTGAAACCGGTGTTGGGCAATGGCCAATACGCTTCCTGGCTGCCGCTGTTTGCCGGCATGACCATCTGGGAAGCCAGCAAGCCGATCTGCGGCGCGCTGGAAGCCGCCGGCAGCCTGTTCAAGCTGGTGATGTTTGATCACAGCTATATGCATTGCTGGCGTCATAAGACGCCCATCGTGTACCGCGCCACCTCGCAGTGGTTCGCCAGCATGGATAAAACTGAAGTCGCCGGCGGCAAGAGCCTGCGTGAAACCGCGCTGGCGGCAGTGGACGCCACTGCCTTCTACCCGGCCTGGGGCCGTGCGCGCCTGCAGGGCATGATCGCCAACCGCCCGGACTGGACACTCTCGCGCCAGCGCCAATGGGGCGTGCCGATGGCGTTTTTTGTGCACAAGGAAAGCGGCAATCTGCATCCTGACACCCCGGCCTTGCTGGAAAAAGTGGCGCAATTGATCGAGGCTGGCGGCATCGAAGCCTGGCATCAACTCGATCCCGCGCAGCTCTTGGGCGCAGACGCCGATCAATATGAAAAAAACCGCGACACGCTGGACGTTTGGTTTGATTCCGGCACTACCCATAAAACAGTGTTGGCCGGCTCACACCCTGACTGCGCGCCGGAAGCCGGGCAAGTCGATTTGTATCTGGAAGGCAGCGACCAGCATCGCGGCTGGTTCCATTCTTCGCTCTTGACCGGCAGCATGCTGGATGGCCGCGCGCCATACAAAGCGCTGCTGACGCACGGTTTTGCGGTGGATGGCGAAGGACGCAAGATGTCAAAATCGGTCGGCAATGTGGTCGAGCCGGGCAAGGTGTTTAACACCCTGGGCGCTGACATCCTGCGCTTGTGGACTGCCGCCACCGATTATTCAGGCGAGCTGTCGATCTCGGATGAAATCTTAAAGCGCGTTACGGAAAGCTATCGCCGCATCCGCAACACCCTGCGCTTTTTACTGGCCAACACTTCTGACTTTGATCAGGAACAGGACGCCTTGCCAACTGCCGATCTGTTTGAGATCGACCGCTGGGCGATTGCCGCCATGGATCAATTGCAGCAAGACATCCTGGCCCATTATGAGCGCTATGAATTCCACCCGGTTGTGGCCAAGCTGCAGTCGTATTGTTCGGAAGACTTGGGCGGTTTTTATCTGGATATCCTGAAAGACCGTTTGTATACCGCCGGCGTCAGCTCAAAGGCGCGCCGTTCGGCGCAAACCGCCTTAATGCATATCACGCACGGCTTGCTGCGCCTGCTGGCGCCGATTTTGTCTTTCACTTGCGAAGAAGCCTGGGGCTATTTCGCCAGCAAAAAACAATATGCGGAAAGCGATGAAACCCTGTTTACCCAGACCTACTACCAGCAACCGCTGGTGCGCGATGGCGACGCTTTATTAGCCAAATATGCGCGTTTGCGTGAAATCCGCGATGTGGTGATGAAGGAATTGGAAGTCTTGCGCGGCGAAGGCAAGATCGGTTCTTCCCTGCAAGCCTGTTTGCAATTGGCCAGCAATGCGGAAGATCACGCGCTGCTGGCTTCGCTGGGCGATGATCTGCGCTTTATCTTCATCACCTCTGAAGTTGCGCTCAGTATCAGCGCGGATGGCGCCTTGCAAGTGCGGGCTGACGCCAGCGCGCATCAAAAATGCGAACGCTGCTGGCATTACCGCGCCGATGTCGGCGTCAACCCGGAACACCCGGAAATCTGCGCGCGCTGTGACGCCAATTTGTTTGGCGCTGGCGAATCGCGGCAGTTTGCATAA
- a CDS encoding bifunctional riboflavin kinase/FAD synthetase, with product MKVFRGLPNAQAGAPCALTIGNFDGVHRGHQALLAHVRKAADTLGVEAAVMTFEPHPREFFAQLSKDPSRAPTRIANLRDKLQSLAQAGIDRVIVEHFNHPFASLAAHDFTRKILVEGLHVRWLMVGEDFCYGARRAGNVQSLAQAGKEYGFTFATMDTVVLDNMRISSSAVREALAQADFNLAQRLLGHPYSMSGHVIHGQKLGRSLGFPTLNLRVAHQRPALLSGIFVVQVHGLGLQPLPAVASLGFRPTVDNTGRVLLEVHVFDFDESCYGRLVRIEFLHKLRDEQKYNDLATLTAAIQQDAHQARSWFAARNAHLAKPSVKPTAATDRI from the coding sequence ATGAAGGTATTTCGCGGACTCCCCAATGCCCAGGCGGGCGCACCCTGTGCGCTGACCATCGGCAACTTCGATGGCGTGCATCGCGGCCATCAAGCCTTGCTTGCGCATGTGCGCAAGGCGGCTGATACGCTCGGGGTGGAAGCGGCGGTGATGACGTTTGAACCGCATCCGCGCGAATTTTTTGCCCAGTTGAGCAAAGATCCTTCACGCGCCCCCACCCGCATCGCCAATTTACGCGATAAATTGCAAAGTCTGGCGCAAGCTGGCATTGATCGCGTCATCGTCGAACATTTCAACCACCCTTTCGCCTCGCTGGCGGCGCATGACTTCACCAGGAAAATCCTGGTCGAAGGTTTGCATGTGCGCTGGCTCATGGTAGGCGAAGATTTTTGCTATGGCGCGCGGCGCGCCGGCAATGTGCAAAGTCTGGCGCAAGCCGGCAAAGAGTACGGTTTCACCTTCGCCACCATGGATACGGTGGTGCTGGATAATATGCGCATCTCATCCTCGGCTGTGCGCGAAGCGCTGGCGCAGGCTGATTTCAATCTGGCGCAACGCCTCTTGGGCCATCCCTATTCCATGTCCGGGCATGTGATTCACGGCCAGAAGCTGGGGCGCAGCCTGGGTTTTCCCACCTTGAATCTGCGTGTGGCGCACCAACGCCCCGCCCTCCTGTCCGGCATTTTTGTGGTGCAAGTGCATGGTCTGGGCCTGCAGCCGCTGCCCGCTGTCGCCAGCCTGGGATTCCGCCCCACGGTGGACAATACCGGTCGCGTCCTGCTCGAAGTGCATGTGTTTGATTTCGATGAAAGCTGTTATGGCCGCCTTGTGCGCATTGAGTTTTTGCACAAGCTGCGCGATGAGCAGAAATACAATGATCTGGCCACACTGACCGCCGCCATACAACAGGATGCGCATCAGGCGCGCAGCTGGTTTGCCGCGCGCAATGCGCATCTGGCCAAACCGAGTGTCAAGCCGACCGCCGCCACCGATCGAATTTGA
- a CDS encoding biopolymer transporter ExbD: MGQHHFTSDEIKHAHIQKGWRKPPFFIASMANWHAPPRTSIRAMSQDCTTLPSAKIDLSSLTAVLLALLCLLLTELPRQQHHTALYQYFFCTVSDNPDPEIHALNIDFDDVLYWNGEIIQAGQLQQLIGRAVRRNPAHELHIRINDLAHYQSLAKVLAIAQASGVQNIGLFSPSAYDHRHGKKNVFRMQ; this comes from the coding sequence TTGGGTCAGCATCATTTCACGTCCGATGAAATAAAGCATGCCCATATACAAAAAGGGTGGCGCAAGCCACCCTTTTTTATTGCGAGTATGGCAAACTGGCATGCGCCTCCACGCACATCCATTCGCGCTATGTCCCAAGATTGCACCACACTGCCATCCGCCAAAATCGATTTAAGCAGTCTGACCGCTGTTTTACTGGCCCTGCTCTGCCTGCTGCTCACTGAATTGCCCAGACAACAGCATCACACTGCGCTTTACCAGTACTTTTTTTGCACGGTATCTGACAATCCCGATCCAGAAATACATGCGCTGAATATCGACTTCGATGATGTCCTGTATTGGAATGGTGAAATCATCCAAGCCGGGCAGCTCCAGCAGCTCATCGGGCGAGCCGTGCGCCGCAACCCTGCGCACGAATTGCATATCAGAATCAATGATCTGGCACACTACCAGTCTTTGGCGAAGGTGCTGGCGATTGCACAAGCCAGTGGCGTGCAAAACATTGGGCTGTTCAGCCCATCTGCCTATGACCATCGGCATGGTAAAAAAAATGTATTCCGAATGCAGTGA
- a CDS encoding biopolymer transporter ExbD, which translates to MGMNVGGGSKSADPEPMMEVNMTPLIDVMLVLIIMLIVTIPVQNHSVNLNMPVNNVNTPPPIVEPVVHTVDIDFDGTISWNNVTVTRAELEGKFLEAARETNQPEVHVRPNKLAEYKHVAGVMASAQRLGVSKIGMVGNEQFINQ; encoded by the coding sequence ATGGGTATGAATGTTGGGGGCGGCAGTAAGAGCGCTGACCCGGAACCGATGATGGAAGTCAATATGACCCCGCTGATCGACGTGATGCTGGTGCTGATCATCATGTTGATTGTCACGATCCCGGTGCAAAATCACTCGGTGAACTTGAATATGCCGGTCAATAATGTCAATACACCACCGCCTATAGTTGAGCCGGTGGTGCATACGGTGGATATTGATTTCGACGGCACGATCTCCTGGAATAATGTGACCGTGACCCGCGCTGAACTCGAAGGCAAATTCCTCGAAGCTGCGCGCGAAACGAATCAACCTGAAGTGCATGTGCGTCCGAACAAACTGGCCGAGTACAAGCATGTTGCAGGCGTGATGGCTTCGGCCCAGCGTCTGGGCGTGAGCAAGATCGGCATGGTCGGCAACGAGCAGTTCATCAATCAATAA
- a CDS encoding biopolymer transporter ExbD, translating into MSMSVGSADGDEDQVMSEINTTPLVDIMLVLLIIFLITSPVVLKTVKVQLPDEKNQALKTNPQNINLTIDKDGQMYWNQRLVPDTNALFDKLKVEAVKVPQPEVHIRGDQTTKYEAVGKAILTAQRAGIAKVGFITEPAPSGGTR; encoded by the coding sequence ATGAGTATGTCAGTCGGCTCCGCAGACGGAGATGAAGACCAGGTGATGTCGGAAATCAACACGACGCCACTGGTGGATATCATGCTGGTGCTGCTGATCATCTTCCTGATCACTAGCCCGGTCGTGTTGAAGACTGTAAAAGTGCAATTGCCGGATGAAAAGAACCAGGCGCTGAAGACCAATCCGCAAAACATCAATCTGACGATTGATAAGGATGGTCAGATGTACTGGAACCAACGTCTGGTGCCGGACACTAATGCGCTGTTCGACAAGCTGAAGGTGGAAGCGGTGAAAGTGCCGCAACCCGAGGTGCATATCCGTGGTGACCAAACCACGAAATATGAAGCTGTGGGTAAAGCCATCCTGACAGCACAGCGCGCCGGTATCGCCAAGGTCGGTTTCATTACTGAACCGGCCCCCAGCGGCGGCACTCGCTGA
- a CDS encoding MotA/TolQ/ExbB proton channel family protein codes for MFNHSRLSAILAAAALSAATLFAAPALAQSASAEAPAASAAAPAPDAAAAAPAPAASAPAASAPAAGETAKEVIHNPYGPEAVWNEGDWVAKSTVIILSLMSLGSWFIIVSKLLDQMKVARQAREVRQKFWKSASIKDGAAQLEVGSPFHFIADTGLKASQHHEGALLEQIDLSTWVTMSIQRAVEKVQSRLQDGLSFLATVGSTAPFVGLFGTVWGIYGALTKIGASGQASIDKVAGPVGEALIMTAFGLFVAVPAVLGYNWLVRRNKTAMEDVRSFSADVHSVLISGAMSTSEAARAAKKG; via the coding sequence ATGTTCAATCATTCCCGTCTTTCCGCGATCCTGGCGGCAGCCGCACTGAGCGCAGCCACGCTGTTTGCCGCTCCCGCGCTTGCCCAGTCGGCATCTGCTGAAGCGCCGGCTGCATCCGCTGCAGCTCCTGCCCCTGACGCCGCAGCTGCAGCGCCGGCTCCGGCCGCCTCCGCTCCGGCAGCATCCGCCCCGGCCGCCGGCGAAACCGCGAAAGAAGTGATTCACAACCCCTACGGCCCGGAAGCTGTGTGGAATGAAGGCGACTGGGTTGCCAAATCCACCGTTATCATTCTGTCCCTGATGTCGCTGGGTTCCTGGTTCATCATCGTGTCCAAACTGCTGGACCAGATGAAAGTTGCACGTCAAGCCCGTGAAGTGCGTCAAAAGTTCTGGAAGTCCGCTTCCATCAAAGACGGCGCCGCACAACTGGAAGTGGGCAGCCCCTTCCACTTCATCGCCGACACCGGCCTTAAGGCTTCGCAACACCATGAAGGCGCTTTGCTGGAGCAAATCGACCTGAGCACCTGGGTCACCATGTCGATCCAGCGCGCAGTGGAAAAAGTGCAAAGCCGTCTGCAAGATGGCCTGTCTTTCCTGGCTACCGTGGGTTCGACCGCTCCGTTCGTTGGTCTGTTCGGTACGGTGTGGGGTATTTATGGCGCACTGACCAAGATCGGCGCCTCCGGTCAAGCTTCGATCGACAAGGTTGCAGGTCCGGTGGGTGAAGCGCTGATCATGACCGCTTTCGGTCTGTTCGTTGCAGTTCCGGCGGTGTTGGGTTACAACTGGCTGGTGCGTCGTAACAAAACCGCAATGGAAGATGTGCGCTCTTTCTCCGCTGACGTGCACTCCGTGCTGATCTCCGGCGCAATGAGCACCAGCGAAGCCGCCCGCGCTGCCAAGAAGGGTTAA
- a CDS encoding energy transducer TonB, whose amino-acid sequence MDFSDKHENPTKKMVGFAAIVALHGFVGYAVVTGLATKVIDVIKKPVETKIIEEVKPPPPKELPPPPPPPEVKAPPPPFIPPPEVVVNTPPPPQPTISQTTAVKPTSSELPRATPSPTGTEPAAKPAPPAKTPAHLSVSDCEKPEYPAKAAREGAEGTVRIAFLVGADNRVREARIEKTSGNRDLDRAAKDKLMECNKFRAGTQDGKPVEAWATVEYQWKLD is encoded by the coding sequence ATGGATTTCAGCGATAAGCACGAAAATCCTACCAAAAAAATGGTTGGCTTTGCCGCCATCGTCGCCTTGCATGGATTCGTGGGTTACGCTGTGGTCACAGGCTTGGCGACGAAGGTGATTGATGTCATCAAGAAACCGGTAGAAACCAAGATCATCGAGGAAGTGAAACCGCCGCCACCGAAGGAGCTGCCGCCACCGCCGCCGCCGCCGGAAGTGAAAGCGCCGCCACCGCCGTTCATTCCGCCGCCGGAAGTGGTCGTGAATACACCGCCGCCGCCGCAGCCCACGATTTCGCAGACCACTGCAGTCAAACCGACCAGCAGCGAGCTGCCCCGTGCAACACCGTCGCCAACCGGCACTGAGCCAGCCGCCAAACCGGCGCCGCCAGCCAAGACGCCGGCGCACCTGAGCGTAAGTGATTGCGAAAAGCCGGAATATCCGGCCAAAGCAGCACGCGAAGGCGCTGAAGGCACTGTGCGAATTGCGTTCCTGGTGGGCGCCGACAACCGGGTGAGGGAAGCACGCATCGAAAAAACGAGCGGCAACCGTGATCTGGATCGCGCAGCAAAAGACAAGCTGATGGAGTGCAACAAGTTCCGCGCCGGCACGCAAGATGGCAAGCCGGTCGAAGCCTGGGCCACCGTCGAGTATCAATGGAAATTGGATTAA
- a CDS encoding SDR family oxidoreductase: MKKNPGRSKRHIQPACLITGASGGIGLALAHQAAAAGRNLALVARSEARLQEIAAELHSRYGVQTWVVALDLAQPGAPQQLARALERLGVEVEILLNNAGVLEQGAFIEISPERHQQIIDLNISALTAMLGVFLPGMLARKTGKIMNVASIAAFQPVVGLACYAASKAYVLSLSEALAEECRGSGVTVTALCPGITDTGMMQYAQGKNQQLRIPAAVIADPDTVARQAWAALEAGQAVITPGLLNQAAVLASRATPKWLVRRISGLLGRSAI; the protein is encoded by the coding sequence ATGAAAAAGAATCCCGGGCGCAGCAAGCGCCATATCCAGCCCGCCTGTCTGATCACGGGCGCATCCGGCGGCATCGGATTGGCCTTGGCGCATCAGGCCGCCGCTGCCGGGCGCAATCTGGCGCTGGTGGCGCGCAGCGAGGCGCGTTTGCAGGAAATCGCCGCTGAACTGCACAGCAGGTATGGGGTGCAGACCTGGGTTGTGGCGCTGGATCTGGCCCAGCCCGGCGCGCCGCAGCAGCTGGCCCGCGCCCTGGAGCGGCTGGGGGTGGAGGTGGAGATATTGCTGAATAATGCGGGCGTGCTGGAGCAGGGCGCTTTTATCGAGATATCGCCAGAACGGCATCAGCAGATCATTGATTTGAATATCTCTGCCTTGACGGCAATGCTGGGGGTATTTCTGCCCGGCATGCTGGCGCGCAAAACCGGCAAAATTATGAATGTGGCCTCGATTGCCGCTTTTCAACCGGTGGTCGGGCTGGCCTGTTATGCCGCCAGCAAAGCCTATGTGCTGTCCTTGAGCGAGGCGCTGGCGGAAGAATGCAGAGGCAGCGGCGTGACGGTGACGGCGCTGTGCCCCGGCATCACAGATACTGGCATGATGCAATATGCGCAGGGCAAAAATCAGCAATTGCGGATTCCGGCGGCAGTGATTGCGGATCCGGACACCGTGGCGCGTCAGGCCTGGGCGGCGCTGGAGGCGGGACAGGCGGTGATCACACCGGGTTTATTGAATCAGGCCGCTGTGCTGGCCTCGCGCGCCACGCCGAAAT